The following is a genomic window from Labrus bergylta chromosome 2, fLabBer1.1, whole genome shotgun sequence.
GGTTTTGTAGTCCTCTTTTCTTGTGCACCCCTGGGTCTTGGTTTCAACAAATCATCAAGGACGGAAGTGTCTCCTATCAGATCTGTGAGGAAGGAACGATCACTGGAGGGAGATGTGGCCTTCGAAGCAGGGGAAGGATTTTCCCCCTGGCCTTGAAAAGGTTTACCGGCCCTTGAAGACAGTTTTTGCTCTCGCTCCCTTCCCTGCGCCGTGGGTTTGGACATCACCGACGACCTGCCATGGCTGAGGTCCGGAGAAGAAGGGACATCTCTGTGTGTGCGGCTCAGGAAAGCGGCAGCCTCCCCAGACCCCAGACCACTGCCGCTGGCCTGGTCCAAGCCAAGACCACCACCAGTCCTGAAAGCACCAGAAGTAGAAACACTACCCCTCTTTGTCCCCTTATATCCTCTGGCACTGCACAcatcctcttcctgctcctctgacTCCAGGCCTGAGACATCACTCAGACGCTCTACAACATTCTTTTGTTGGCTCTTTTGCTTTTTATGGGGTTCTCGAACACCATTCAGTGGGTTTCTAGACTTCTTCAGTGGTGCTGAAACATTGTTTTGTGGGATGTTTTGCTCCATTTCAGTCTCAGGATTTCTCTTGGTGTATTTAGGCCTTTTCTTGGCTTTTGTGACATCCTTCTGTGGGGTTCTGGTTGAGTGGGCAGCAGCCGTTTTGGTAGATgttgaggaggaagaggaagaagccGGCTGTAGATCCGGCTGTGGGAAGTTGCTTGTGACTGTTTCAGCTAGGTCAGGGTGGTTTAGTGAAGTGTAATACTGCCGCAGCCAGTCCAGTCTTTGGGCTGAGTCTTTTTGCAGAATCTCCTTTGCAAACTGATGCACTGAGGGGAATCTGAACTTTCCGGCCATTTCTTCCAGCTGCTGCCTACACACAAGAATACAAAGACAGATATTGGTGTCAATATttttttggaaatatttttagtgatttaaaaatgaaaatcttcTTCTGCTGAACAAATAGTCAGATGGAATCTACAGCTAGAGCTGTGTCCCGAGTTAGAAGTCTGAATGATTTTCCTCACTGTAAagttgttttcacatatgctcTTCTGAAAATATCTTAACagtttcaggaggactgctctggatattctcctgaccttgttgttcacatatgcacctcaaaGCGGGAGACTATCTCTGTCAGACTAGAGGCCCCTCCTGAGGCGAGACgtgatgtcaaaaaaaaaactttgcatgCGTGTTGGACGAAGCCACAGAGTCCGCTTTATGATGCTATAACAGGAATATCGGCCtatatatcaatgctatgtgtagtttgGAGGAATCACACCGTcaacaaaaagagacagaaagcacGTACTGGTGgacagaaaacgtaatgcagcagtttaatgaAGTGCATGGAGATCGGAGCGGTCGCATGCAGACAGTCGATGgtcgtgcagcagtcacagaaGATAAACGTCAACACCCTCTCCCactcgctcgaggtgaatttgcctgattatatcctgctgcgttctcatcagctcactctgacttgctgcataaaaacatgacaagaGGGCTGGCAGGATGAAGTCTGCGTTtgtttcacacatacagctcctccagcAAATATCAGAGGAGTTTTTcggcaagtgtgaaagccctgtTAGAGTCTTTTGACATTTACTTTTCCTTTTACCAGCCTTTAAAAACACCACCGTATTCTCAAATCATGTTTGGTCACGTGTTTACATCCTCAGTTGTGTAGATCTCTCTGTCCTATCATATAGGACGTTGCGTCTTTTAACCTCTTTCTCACCGCTGCTTTCATCTTCTTGTTTTCCCAAAGTCAACAGCCTGACATCAAATGAACCCTACTTCTTTGCTGAATTGATATGATGACAGTTTGTCCTCCAGCGCCGCGTCCCTAGCAACCGACTACTCTGCTAACCCTCGATATAGAACAGACTGTTGCTATGCATGatggaccaatcagaatcaagcctTTAACAGCCGTGTGATAATGAACTTTAAATCACACGTAAAACAACTTGTTTGAAAGCCACAAGCTCTGTTCTTTAAATCTGATATTCTGCACGCATGTCGAGCGTAGCCTAAGATGAAAAGTGCTCAACTTATTCAGGCTCATATCCAGACAGCCTTGAAGTacgatatgttttttttctgagctgctTGGCAGTCATTAAGACTTCGGTCTAACCAGACTCTGGGACAGAAATACTTCAAAGTCACGAGCGCTACAGCTGCATTTTGGTAGTGTTATTACCGTTTGTGGCTTTCAGtggaaaaacaataaataaaagcagcGGCAGTAAAACCAGACTTGCATGTGGATTTCAATCATTAAACAGCGAGGTTAATTGAGGGGAAATCAATATAACTAGTGTGAGTTTTCCCTCCCTGGTGAGTCTCTGGGCTTGAGATGCAGTCTTCCCCTTGGGGAGGGAGCTTGGAGCCACAgaggtgtctgtgtgtctgagtgttttGGGAAGGTAGGGGGCGGAGGTGATGCAGCAGGACAGaggtgtgtattttgtgtgtgtgtgtaaatgcttGTTGggacgtgtttgtgtgtacgtgtgtgtgtatcagtgtgggTTTGGAAGTCCTCAGGCGATCATTTTTGGTTTGTCTCAGGAGGGCTGTGGTTGTGGAGGGGAAAACGTCTGCACTGTTGGGCATGAACGTAACGGGGTAATCTTTGGCATGATGCTGGGAAATCAGTGGAAGGGAAAGCTCAGAGGTGGTCTAttactaaacacacacacacacacacacacacacacacacacacacacacacacacacacacacacacacacacacacacacacacacacacacacacacacacacacacacacacacacacacacacacacacacacacacacacacactttatacacacacacaattcccGTGGCCCAGGTGGGGGCGCTCAGCACCATAACTGTGGTGAGATTTTGGCCTACTTCCCTGAACTGCCAGGAATTCCTCTCTTCGGACTTCAGGCTTTAAACTCCCTCTCCTACCTTCTTTAACTGGTTTATTCCCATGCAAAACTTTTTCCCTCAGCTTCTTTATCTTAATTAAATTTTAAGGTCAAAATGTCTACAAAGGACAACCCATCcctctttcactttttttgcatttaatattcatttttcttCGTTTTCAATATATCTCAAGTAGGCTTTTACACTTCTGTTCTTTTAGTTACACCCATAGATTGTACAttttaatggacaaagcctgagtgtcAGTCATCTGCTACGGTAGGGGGCTTAGGAAGctcacctgcagcagctgccacgctggaaatcctgtctcagcctaactttcagacaacctaacgacaagctgagagctggagctgaggcgggttttaagccttaaagcgaaccgttacatcgcgcccaactgtcaatcatgtcagctatgcaCCTTACTATTGATAACATgaatccttcataaaatcaaaacaagccgtttaaaaaaaataataaatccaccccccgtacagtgtgtgcccaaaatggcaataactaatcagacctatttcattttttgtgtaCCAGGTTGTAAACTTGTTAGTTTCTTATGtgaaaacaggcttttttttggctattgtgtgtatgtgatgtcCGGGTTGTCGCTTGGTTGCACCTCACCACCTCTGAGACCGTTTACATACCTGCATATAGCCTGGGGAGTCTCTCCAATGATGAAGGTGGTGTGCCTGGTGTGGCGCACACTCTTGTTGGTGAAGGTGACTGGATGGTCCACAGTGGGCCTCTCAAGTCTCACAGGAGAAGGGTGTGGAGGACTGCCTGGTGGGCTCTCTAACAGACTCTGGTGAGATCAAACAAGAGTggagttttaaaggaggaaaggcTGGATGAAGGCTGAGCTAGAGCTTGCATTGATAGGAACATTATTTGGTGTTAAGGGCCCTGCATCAACCTCCTTAAAGACCCTGTGAGGtgatattttagatttttatgaaacagactgaaattaatatttatttttttatatggcCAACAAAGGCAAATGGAACCATTACTAACAAGACTCATTACTTACTATATAGTTATTGTTATGCCGGTCATCCTTTCTGAGTGGTAGATGTCAGACCTGGATTAACAGCACACTGCctaaacagcctttttttaaatttcctacGCTGAGGATGCTTTGTGAGTTGCATGTTAGATATTGAAAGTAAGGAAAGACGATATCATAAAAAAATCCATACTTTGTCCAGAGGGGCGACAGAAGCCTTAATTAAAAAGTCGTATGGTTTCTCTGATTtgaaaatatcttttttttttttttcaaggtttatttttgggctttttgggcctttattttagagataagacagtggatagactcagaaactggggagagagggagagagggagagagagtggggaatgacatgcaggaaaggagcccaagtcagatttgaacccgggccgcccccttggaggactacagcctctgcacatggggcgtgcacactaaccactaggctaccgtcACCCCTGAACGCGTCTTTTAAGGAGGTTTACACAGCAGCACTCGTTTACATTTGTTCTCATACCAAATCATTTCACCTTTTGAAtcacacctaaaaaaaaatccattgcAATTGCAATccaaatataaatacatataaaatatttacaaacagTAAGATATGTCTTATTTTAAACCACTTGTTTGAATATATTTAGCAAAGTTTGTTCACCCGCTGGCTCCCTCATCAGAACTGGAAACTCTTGCTTACAGGTTTATGCCAGAGCAGGATGTAGAGTAATAAAGGTTCCATCCACTGCAGCAGCTCCAGTGGCTCTGCTGCAGTACTAAGTTTAAGTTCAATCTACACAGAACAGATGTGTTTACTGAAATTGTCATCTTGTAGTGAGCATCTGTGTCTGATACAGTTCTGGCAAAGCGTCTTGAAACGTGGAGTTGCCAGACAAACGCTGACAGAGAACAGGTTCATATGACACTGAGAGGTCAGTGGATTACTGGGTAATCCTGCCAGGGGTTCAGGAATTCCTGTGATTCTTTTccttatttaatttaacattctAATTGAATCTGTGATGGCAAGACGTCATCAAAGTTCAACCCCAAACTTCCACACATCACGCTTCATCTTGAGAGCATTCCAGGGAACACTTTACaaatattttttcctttttctaatTTGTATATATTTGGATGTGCAGATGCATTAATATGGGCCTGCCACACAATTATATAATAGAAGAATTGTTGATCCAGACCATGGTTAAGTTGATATCTACCTCCATGGTGTCTAGAAGGTGATTGGCCGGGAGCTGCGAGTACATCCTGCGTTCAAACACGTCTCGTACAGCCGCTCTGCTGATCAGCTCCTCTGCTTTGCTCCCTCCGACCACACGCTGGTTAGAGTGTGTATATACAACCTCCTGTACGCCTCctataaacacaaatattcaTCAATAATGTTGAAATGTCAAAAATGATAAGCATTTGGAAACAGGGGATGAATCTAACCTAGCACACTGTCGATGGTTCCATCTTTTCCTTTGGACGTCTGGGATGTTTGACTTTTCAGATTTGTGAAGGAACCAGTTTTGGGTGACTCTGCTGGTCTCTCAGTCCTGCTGGTTGTTGAAGCTTTTTCTCCAGCGTTTTTTTCCTTAACTCTGGACCTTTCCGTCTGTGGAGATTTGAAGGGACAGATTGGGGATCTTCCTTTCTTAACCGGCGTGTGTTCATCATCATCTGAAGATGTGAATGTCTCTatgtcctctgtgtgtttggagcTGGCCTTGTCCCTGACACTAGCACGTTGCCTCTTTCTGTTGCGGTCCAGCCTTCCCTTcactctgtctcctcctctgttgtgTGGATCTAAGGCTGCACTCTTCGGCCTCATCACTGCCTCTATGTCCAAATCTTCAGATTCATCAGAGTATCCCTGAACGTGGTGCACTTTCGGGACTTTGAGCTTGTTAGGATTCTTTTTGTATGCAGAGGAAATGTCGCCATTCtcatctgcatgttttttcagATCTTGCCTCTTTCTTACAGCATCGTCACTCTTTGTCAACAGAGAAACCCTCTTTTCTCCGTCTGCAGTGCTGGACATGGCCCAGGTTCTTGTTTCAATTTTAGGCAAACAGACTACATCATTTCCTGGATTGGAGCTCTTGCAGATGACAGAGGAGGCAACCTCCCTCTTTTTAtcctcatcatcttcctcaGAGGGGCTTTCCTCGATCGCTGTGCTACTGTCCCCTTCGGCTGACTCCGGTTTTCCTTTAACCTCTTCTAAGAGTTTGGAGAAACCGTGCAGGAGGAGACTCATTCGACCGGGACCAGTGGATGCATTTCCACTCCTTTTGCCATCCACTGTACTGGAGTTTGATATCTTCCTCTTAAATTCCTGCTCCACTTCATCTAATTCACTCCCACTGCTGAAGTCCAGGACACCTCCAGGGACGTTTGATGCATCTCTGCTCTCCTTGGTTGGTTCAACGGTTGGTACGGGGCAATCTGTAGGCGGAAAATCTCCAACGTCCTTCAGTAAAAATGTAGAaagaaaaaggtaaataaaagtaGATTGGCACAGAAGTACAAAAGTAAAGGTAAATAGACTCGAGCTTgtttagtgcttttctagtcttctgactactcaaagcgcttttacaccgtaggccacacccacccattcacacgctgatggcagaggctgcatgaccatcagaagtaacaaatcccattcatacacattcataagccgccaccgaagcagcagcGGGAGCGACTGTGGGTtgtgcccaaggacacattgagAAAGACTGACAAAGATTTGCGCAGAAATCAGAGGAAGCCTGGGGctctggtggcgcagtggtccaggttcaaatctgacctgtggcttccttcctgcatgtcaatccccactctctctccatctaccgtcctatctctcaaataaaggcacaaaaagcccaaaaagaaatctttaaaaaaagaaatcatagGAAGTCTAGTTTACAGCGGGTTACATAAGAACCCGACGTGTATTCACGGTTTGAAGAATATTGACTCCAAAGTTTTAACTCACGGCTACAATTCTTCACTTCCCTCTGCCCCTGCCATCGCCCACCGGACAAACCAATGACAGATTTCATTGTGTAATACAAAACAAACGTATGCACCATAAATCATACCTGAAATGTATGTGACATATGCCGTCTTTAGGATAATGTAATTCAAGAAAACAAAGTGCTGAGAGCATGTTGGTGTTAGATTAATGGGCCTTAATAGGAGCGTCAGTGACTGTGCCCACTAGATGACTCCGTCCTAGCTCTGCTGTGCTCATGT
Proteins encoded in this region:
- the ercc6l2 gene encoding DNA excision repair protein ERCC-6-like 2 isoform X2, coding for MDWAIPGCLGSLGHFKNKFSGPVEQGHRHSATKRALATGRQTVRALVKKISRYFLRRTKAIIKDQLPKKDDRVVYCSLTDFQQTVYQAVLDTEDVMLLLRSSEKCDCQSGCTRRRCCYQANSDGVEIKGLYFSYLAILRKVANHVALLQSTAGTSKKQEKYVGKVCEKVFQKFPEFVQRCKDESFEALSDPMYSGKMKVLQKLLKYYLKKKDKILIFSLSTKLLNVLESYCMAEGLDYRRLDGATKSKERVQIVKEFNSSSHINLCLVSTMAGGLGLNFVGANVVVLFDPTWNPANDLQAIDRAYRIGQYRDVTVLRLISLGTVEEVIYLRQVYKQQLQSSVMGKESARRYFEAVQGRGVNKGELFGIKNLFRLQIQGTCLTRKILEREGQVAAGIMTTSTHMSEEKEEEAKGASDVGDFPPTDCPVPTVEPTKESRDASNVPGGVLDFSSGSELDEVEQEFKRKISNSSTVDGKRSGNASTGPGRMSLLLHGFSKLLEEVKGKPESAEGDSSTAIEESPSEEDDEDKKREVASSVICKSSNPGNDVVCLPKIETRTWAMSSTADGEKRVSLLTKSDDAVRKRQDLKKHADENGDISSAYKKNPNKLKVPKVHHVQGYSDESEDLDIEAVMRPKSAALDPHNRGGDRVKGRLDRNRKRQRASVRDKASSKHTEDIETFTSSDDDEHTPVKKGRSPICPFKSPQTERSRVKEKNAGEKASTTSRTERPAESPKTGSFTNLKSQTSQTSKGKDGTIDSVLGGVQEVVYTHSNQRVVGGSKAEELISRAAVRDVFERRMYSQLPANHLLDTMESLLESPPGSPPHPSPVRLERPTVDHPVTFTNKSVRHTRHTTFIIGETPQAICRQQLEEMAGKFRFPSVHQFAKEILQKDSAQRLDWLRQYYTSLNHPDLAETVTSNFPQPDLQPASSSSSSTSTKTAAAHSTRTPQKDVTKAKKRPKYTKRNPETEMEQNIPQNNVSAPLKKSRNPLNGVREPHKKQKSQQKNVVERLSDVSGLESEEQEEDVCSARGYKGTKRGSVSTSGAFRTGGGLGLDQASGSGLGSGEAAAFLSRTHRDVPSSPDLSHGRSSVMSKPTAQGREREQKLSSRAGKPFQGQGENPSPASKATSPSSDRSFLTDLIGDTSVLDDLLKPRPRGAQEKRTTKPPPAPSSTSESKHLTNPSPSALRTDSGSAQSDTPLTHQAVSKGNRKDFWDILNEGNEESINRLTDPAEVQRVCINTNFKVKKRSEGEEERKTLWKTNDKFLWKK